In Methylococcus geothermalis, one genomic interval encodes:
- the cas7c gene encoding type I-C CRISPR-associated protein Cas7/Csd2: MNKTALTNRHDFLILFEVTNGNPNGDPDAGNMPRFDPNTNKGLVSDVCLKRKIRNYIELFPPARTSAEENGFNILIKQGAVIETEQKKGIEAAKQLHKEKDKQAEATMRWLCREFFDVRTFGGVLSTGDDVMKGSAWGQVRGPAQFTFGQSFHPVNPLEITMTVCAARLEGKPIEQQTGIQGHKYIVPYALYAAKGYVSPAFAERTGFTQADLDLLFEALLHMFEHDRSAARGEMVVRGLYDFEHVGTQHENNAEQNRREARLGCAHAHMLFDGIKVELTDEARSKGFPESFADYRVICDWDDKPLPAGVRLHKRHEI; this comes from the coding sequence ATGAACAAGACCGCACTGACCAACCGTCACGACTTCCTGATTCTGTTCGAAGTCACCAACGGTAACCCCAACGGCGACCCGGACGCCGGCAACATGCCACGTTTTGATCCGAACACCAATAAGGGTTTGGTTTCTGATGTCTGCTTGAAGCGGAAAATCAGGAATTACATCGAACTATTCCCACCAGCGCGCACTTCGGCGGAAGAAAACGGCTTCAATATCCTGATCAAACAGGGGGCGGTGATCGAAACGGAGCAGAAAAAGGGGATTGAGGCAGCAAAGCAGTTACACAAGGAAAAGGACAAACAAGCCGAAGCTACCATGCGCTGGTTATGCCGGGAGTTCTTCGATGTCCGAACCTTCGGTGGCGTGCTATCCACGGGCGACGACGTGATGAAAGGTTCTGCTTGGGGCCAAGTCAGAGGACCTGCGCAATTCACCTTCGGGCAGTCCTTTCATCCAGTGAATCCACTGGAAATTACAATGACCGTTTGTGCGGCACGCCTCGAAGGTAAGCCAATCGAACAGCAGACCGGGATTCAGGGTCACAAATATATCGTCCCCTATGCCCTCTATGCCGCCAAAGGGTATGTTTCACCCGCCTTCGCCGAACGCACCGGCTTCACTCAAGCCGACCTGGATTTGCTGTTCGAAGCCCTGCTTCATATGTTCGAGCACGACCGTTCGGCGGCACGGGGCGAAATGGTCGTCCGGGGACTCTACGATTTCGAACATGTCGGCACTCAGCACGAAAACAATGCCGAGCAGAATCGGCGTGAAGCACGGCTGGGATGTGCCCATGCACACATGCTGTTCGACGGCATCAAAGTCGAACTCACCGACGAAGCAAGGAGCAAGGGGTTTCCCGAATCATTCGCTGACTATCGTGTGATCTGCGATTGGGATGACAAGCCACTGCCGGCAGGCGTTCGTTTACATAAACGGCACGAAATTTAA
- the cas8c gene encoding type I-C CRISPR-associated protein Cas8c/Csd1 — translation MLLKLLNDFAESRNLLDDLAFSPKAVRWIISLDVDGNLIGAGPRETIGEKNRGKEYSAPQTSRVKNAGGVAEFLADNLTGLFGLDTDPEKDKENTQKRRERDANNQAKCMDFWRQIVKAFDATQCPALHALLRYHEKTQIPPPFLRWGVAAEQKPNEKPAWWLTTAVGTETKLGLDNFSFEVEGFDGLLLNDETQLRPYWRRVYQKEIDDRDTTAKRGTCLITGDTDVPIAATHSEKIKGVPNTQSFGAAIVSFDKPAFTSYGFDQSQNAPSSTKAATAYCNALNYLLKQDDHYLRIGQTSVCFWAKETRQASTLIAKMFNRPDPASIRGFLAAPWAGIDRELVKRDRFYSVTLSGNAGRIVVRHWLHITLEQAMENFQRWFKDLEVTPYGDPSVYDNGKRKTKDKDSMPPLALFRLACSTVRDPKDLQSETLTQLYRAALEGASLSSMLLKPMLYRLQVDLPKHGLSVLANPSRFALMRLIVNRNRKDDVPMIEPQIFETSDPAYNCGRLLAIFDSLQRSAHGAGFDGATVSERYFGSASTTPNTAFSLLWKLHTHHLKKLRQQGEKGKAAANKIKNTITETVALFQPENPGEAPQFPRHFNLVEQGRFALGFYQQMAVRKAAIDEYVRRKKAGEIQPEDIDDELELTANHESSQL, via the coding sequence ATGCTGCTGAAACTGCTGAACGATTTCGCGGAGTCGCGCAATTTATTGGACGATCTGGCGTTCTCGCCCAAGGCCGTACGCTGGATCATTTCCCTAGACGTCGACGGCAACCTGATTGGTGCTGGGCCAAGGGAAACTATTGGCGAGAAGAACCGGGGCAAGGAGTATTCCGCGCCGCAAACCAGCCGGGTGAAAAACGCTGGGGGCGTTGCGGAATTCTTGGCAGACAATCTGACCGGTTTATTCGGATTGGATACCGACCCCGAAAAGGACAAGGAGAACACCCAAAAGAGGCGGGAGCGCGATGCCAACAATCAAGCCAAATGTATGGATTTCTGGCGGCAAATCGTGAAAGCGTTCGATGCCACCCAATGCCCTGCATTACACGCATTACTGCGTTACCACGAAAAAACGCAAATCCCACCACCTTTTTTGCGCTGGGGAGTGGCCGCCGAGCAAAAGCCTAACGAAAAGCCCGCATGGTGGTTGACCACAGCCGTAGGCACGGAAACCAAGCTCGGGCTGGATAATTTTAGCTTCGAAGTCGAAGGTTTCGACGGGTTATTACTGAATGACGAAACCCAGTTGCGCCCCTATTGGCGCCGGGTCTACCAGAAGGAAATAGACGATCGGGACACGACCGCCAAACGGGGAACCTGCCTCATCACCGGCGATACCGATGTACCCATAGCCGCCACTCATAGCGAGAAAATTAAAGGGGTTCCTAATACCCAGTCCTTCGGGGCCGCGATCGTGTCTTTCGACAAGCCTGCGTTTACTTCTTACGGTTTCGATCAAAGTCAGAACGCGCCGAGTTCGACCAAGGCGGCCACGGCCTACTGTAACGCGCTCAACTATCTGTTGAAACAGGATGACCACTATCTCCGTATCGGCCAAACCAGCGTGTGTTTCTGGGCCAAGGAAACCCGCCAGGCTTCGACATTGATCGCGAAAATGTTCAACCGTCCTGATCCGGCCAGTATCAGAGGATTTCTTGCCGCGCCATGGGCAGGGATCGATAGGGAGTTGGTGAAGAGGGACCGGTTCTACAGCGTCACGCTTTCCGGTAACGCCGGGCGAATCGTCGTGCGTCACTGGCTGCACATCACTTTGGAACAAGCGATGGAAAACTTCCAGCGATGGTTCAAGGATCTTGAAGTCACGCCCTATGGCGATCCAAGCGTCTATGACAACGGCAAGCGCAAAACCAAGGATAAGGATTCGATGCCGCCTTTGGCTTTATTCCGTCTGGCTTGCAGCACCGTACGTGATCCCAAGGACTTGCAGTCCGAAACACTGACCCAACTTTACCGCGCTGCCCTGGAAGGCGCATCGCTTTCCTCCATGCTGCTGAAACCCATGTTGTACCGGCTACAAGTCGATCTGCCCAAGCATGGGTTGAGTGTACTGGCGAATCCTTCCCGGTTTGCCCTGATGCGTTTAATTGTCAACCGTAATCGAAAGGATGATGTGCCCATGATCGAACCCCAAATTTTCGAGACCAGCGATCCCGCCTACAACTGCGGCCGGCTGCTCGCCATTTTCGACAGTCTGCAGCGTTCGGCGCACGGCGCCGGATTCGATGGCGCCACGGTTTCCGAGCGTTACTTCGGTTCGGCTTCGACGACGCCGAACACCGCTTTCTCGCTGCTGTGGAAACTGCATACCCACCATCTTAAAAAACTGCGCCAGCAGGGGGAGAAGGGCAAGGCAGCCGCCAACAAGATCAAGAACACCATTACCGAGACCGTCGCCCTGTTTCAACCGGAAAATCCCGGCGAAGCTCCGCAATTCCCCCGGCATTTCAATCTGGTGGAACAAGGCCGCTTCGCGCTGGGCTTTTATCAGCAGATGGCGGTACGCAAAGCTGCCATCGACGAGTATGTTCGCCGGAAAAAGGCGGGGGAAATTCAGCCCGAGGACATTGACGACGAACTGGAATTGACCGCAAACCACGAATCCAGCCAACTTTAA
- the cas5c gene encoding type I-C CRISPR-associated protein Cas5c, producing the protein MTDNRITLRVWGDYACFTRPEMKVERVSYPVMTPSAARGVLEAVFWEPEIYYLIDAIHVIRRGNWFSFRRNEVISVISLVSAKTWMTSPEEVSPIQAGGGAPDGTQRNMLALQEVEYLITAEVRPSGLGSRHGIKTYVEEIRRRARNGKCYHRPYLGVREFACDFEWEEDAEAAFERRQQELGSEWRRYDENIGLMLYDVFAPELRAHGFRWLQEDNAAVDSPIRLEPAKKRKSKALTPRSTGVLVRPEALFFFADVRDGKLDCHPSRAQFAVKPAMEA; encoded by the coding sequence ATGACCGACAACCGTATCACGCTCCGGGTCTGGGGCGATTACGCCTGCTTCACCCGTCCGGAAATGAAGGTGGAGCGGGTGAGCTATCCCGTCATGACGCCGTCCGCTGCGCGCGGCGTGCTCGAAGCCGTGTTCTGGGAACCGGAAATTTATTACCTGATCGACGCCATACATGTGATACGACGCGGAAACTGGTTTTCCTTCCGTCGCAATGAAGTCATCAGCGTCATCAGCCTGGTCAGCGCGAAAACCTGGATGACGTCGCCGGAGGAGGTGTCGCCTATCCAGGCGGGCGGCGGCGCGCCGGACGGAACCCAGCGCAACATGCTGGCCTTGCAGGAGGTGGAATATCTGATCACCGCCGAGGTGAGGCCCAGCGGACTTGGCAGCCGCCACGGCATCAAGACCTATGTCGAGGAAATCCGGCGCCGGGCGCGCAATGGTAAGTGTTATCACCGGCCATATTTGGGCGTGCGCGAGTTCGCCTGCGATTTCGAGTGGGAGGAGGATGCCGAAGCCGCATTCGAACGGCGTCAACAGGAACTCGGCTCGGAGTGGCGCCGTTACGACGAAAACATCGGACTGATGCTGTATGACGTTTTTGCTCCGGAATTACGAGCGCACGGTTTTCGTTGGCTGCAGGAAGATAATGCGGCGGTGGATTCTCCTATCCGTCTGGAACCTGCGAAGAAGCGCAAGTCGAAGGCATTGACGCCGCGCTCCACCGGAGTTCTGGTGAGACCAGAGGCTTTGTTCTTTTTCGCCGACGTCCGTGACGGCAAACTCGACTGCCATCCCAGCCGCGCCCAGTTCGCCGTCAAGCCGGCAATGGAGGCATAG
- a CDS encoding CRISPR-associated endonuclease Cas3'', whose amino-acid sequence MASLMVQEKLETTYLAHTENASGVPHLLREHLYFVGKLARHFSEKACPALNESADWAGRLHDLGKYRDEFQSYLRNQRDSSTETHHAVYGAAAAFQRESNGPAFAIAGHHAGLHDRDALQELLLGSKYQAETRVPPLLTRFERELGKLPERIADPDFIQTSPYSVEFYIRMLFSLLIDADRLDTEAHANGFCRLAPKLDAAGLLQRLMDEKNAKSSEGELNALRHRIFQACLDRANEAPGFFSLTVPTGGGKTLSGMAFALAHAAHHQLRRVIVVIPYLSIIEQNAAQYRRILDPDDEGIVVEHHSAIPVPEDVDESRPLSPFEKHPAEYAVENWDAPVIVTTSVQFIETLFASRTSRCRKLHNIARSVVIFDEVQTLPSHLLNPLLNVFRELRQHYGTSFVFSTATQPAFRRRPLSLTEGFSPDEIKPILDDDVAKAVFRRLNRVAFKPFPRPDETLAWETLAESMAECDQVLCVVNVRRHAFELWEKLRNSVGDKDSVFHLSSAMCAEHRLAILGEDRDPAPGTIRWRLRNRQPCRLVSTQLIEAGVDVDFPAVWRALAPMDSIVQTAGRCNRENLLTDENGNAIPGKVIVFRPETHSLPAGIYKTATGLTATLLDGMDMEKLTTDPALFDRYFDQLYQLVPTDRKIQEEREKLHFRKVAGLARVIEDDTQAAVVPYGKAIDIVRTIRERPVEPGKPRISRDDLRALQRYMVNLHTRDHQRLLSLKAIRPLLPNLDIPVLEEGWYHDHLGVLIDQRPTEDFLL is encoded by the coding sequence ATGGCGTCTTTGATGGTGCAAGAAAAATTAGAAACTACTTATTTAGCTCATACGGAAAACGCTTCCGGCGTACCGCACTTGCTGCGAGAGCATCTCTATTTCGTCGGTAAGTTGGCTCGGCATTTTTCCGAAAAGGCATGTCCGGCTTTAAATGAATCGGCCGATTGGGCAGGGCGGCTGCATGACCTGGGCAAGTACCGGGACGAGTTTCAGTCTTACTTGCGAAATCAGCGCGATAGCAGCACCGAAACCCATCACGCCGTCTACGGTGCGGCAGCGGCATTTCAGCGGGAAAGTAATGGGCCGGCTTTCGCCATCGCCGGACATCATGCGGGTCTACATGATCGCGATGCCCTGCAAGAACTGTTGCTCGGGTCCAAATACCAGGCGGAAACGCGTGTTCCTCCGTTGCTGACCCGCTTCGAGCGTGAATTGGGAAAACTACCGGAGCGCATCGCCGACCCCGACTTCATACAAACAAGCCCATATTCTGTCGAGTTCTACATCCGCATGTTGTTCTCCCTGCTGATCGACGCGGACCGGCTCGATACCGAAGCGCATGCCAATGGATTCTGCCGTTTGGCTCCCAAACTGGATGCCGCTGGACTGTTGCAGCGCCTGATGGACGAAAAGAACGCAAAATCCAGCGAAGGTGAACTCAACGCCTTGCGGCACCGCATTTTTCAGGCGTGCCTTGATCGCGCTAACGAAGCTCCGGGCTTTTTCTCCTTGACGGTACCTACCGGTGGAGGCAAGACACTCTCGGGGATGGCTTTCGCCTTGGCCCACGCCGCGCACCACCAGCTACGACGGGTCATCGTAGTCATCCCGTACCTGAGCATCATCGAGCAGAACGCCGCACAGTATCGGCGCATTCTCGACCCGGATGACGAAGGCATCGTCGTGGAGCACCATTCCGCCATACCCGTGCCGGAAGACGTGGACGAATCGCGGCCACTGTCCCCTTTCGAGAAACACCCGGCGGAATACGCGGTGGAGAACTGGGATGCGCCGGTTATCGTCACGACCTCGGTGCAATTCATCGAAACCCTGTTCGCCAGCCGCACCTCCCGCTGCCGCAAGCTGCACAATATCGCCCGTTCCGTGGTGATCTTCGACGAAGTGCAAACCCTGCCTTCGCACCTGCTCAACCCCTTGCTGAACGTGTTCCGCGAATTGCGCCAACACTACGGAACCAGTTTCGTGTTTTCGACCGCGACCCAGCCCGCATTCCGCCGCCGGCCTCTGTCGCTGACGGAAGGATTTTCGCCGGATGAAATCAAGCCGATCCTTGATGACGACGTTGCCAAGGCGGTTTTCCGGCGGCTCAATCGGGTTGCCTTCAAGCCGTTTCCGCGTCCCGACGAAACCTTGGCTTGGGAAACCTTGGCTGAAAGCATGGCCGAGTGCGATCAGGTGCTCTGCGTGGTCAACGTGCGCCGCCATGCCTTCGAACTCTGGGAGAAACTGCGTAACTCGGTCGGGGACAAGGATTCGGTGTTTCATCTCTCCTCGGCCATGTGCGCCGAGCATCGGCTGGCGATACTGGGCGAAGACCGCGATCCCGCACCCGGCACCATCCGCTGGCGCTTGCGTAACCGGCAGCCTTGCCGTTTGGTATCTACCCAATTGATCGAAGCCGGGGTCGACGTGGACTTTCCTGCCGTCTGGCGGGCGCTGGCTCCCATGGATTCCATCGTGCAAACGGCGGGGCGCTGCAACCGGGAGAACTTGTTGACGGATGAAAACGGTAATGCCATACCAGGAAAAGTCATCGTCTTCCGGCCTGAAACTCACAGCCTTCCTGCCGGAATCTACAAAACGGCCACCGGTTTGACGGCAACGCTTTTGGATGGAATGGACATGGAAAAACTGACGACGGACCCCGCCTTGTTCGATCGCTATTTCGATCAGCTCTATCAACTGGTCCCGACCGACCGTAAAATTCAGGAGGAGCGCGAAAAGCTGCATTTTCGCAAAGTCGCCGGATTGGCCCGGGTCATCGAGGATGATACCCAAGCGGCCGTCGTGCCTTATGGAAAAGCGATAGATATTGTTCGCACCATCCGCGAGCGGCCAGTCGAGCCCGGGAAGCCCCGCATTAGCCGCGACGACCTCCGCGCACTGCAGCGCTACATGGTCAATCTGCATACGCGCGATCACCAGCGTTTGCTATCCCTCAAGGCCATACGGCCCTTGCTCCCCAACCTTGATATTCCAGTGCTGGAGGAAGGTTGGTATCACGACCACCTCGGCGTACTCATCGATCAGCGCCCCACGGAGGATTTCCTGCTATGA
- a CDS encoding helix-turn-helix transcriptional regulator, producing the protein MDRTERFYRIEQMLRERRTVPLGEFLDVLGVSRATFVRDLEYLRERLNAPIEWDRERRGYRLGEPGERTGHELPGLWFNASEIHALLTMRRLLAEIQPGLLEPHVRPLLDRLNGLLEQGDRSVGEIEKRVRIIQTAQRAVELRHFEPVATALFERRRLNIGHFNRETGATLSRVVSPQRLTHHRGAWYLDGWCHLRDALRRFAIDALTTVEALPEPAVDIDPARLDAHLDSGYGIFSGPAGQYARLRFTPQRAQWVSRETWHPRQHGEWDEAGRYLLTVPYADDRELVMDILKHGAEVEVLEPPPLRQKVQEAIADMASLYRD; encoded by the coding sequence ATGGACCGCACCGAGCGCTTCTACCGGATCGAACAGATGCTGCGCGAGCGGCGCACCGTGCCGCTCGGGGAGTTTCTCGACGTCCTCGGCGTCTCGCGCGCCACCTTCGTCCGCGATCTCGAATATCTCCGCGAGCGGCTCAACGCCCCCATCGAATGGGACCGCGAACGGCGCGGCTACCGGCTCGGCGAACCCGGCGAACGGACCGGCCACGAACTGCCCGGCCTGTGGTTCAACGCCTCGGAAATCCATGCCCTCCTCACCATGCGCCGGCTGCTGGCCGAGATCCAGCCCGGCCTGCTCGAACCACACGTGCGCCCGCTGCTCGACCGCCTCAACGGCCTGCTGGAACAGGGCGATCGCAGCGTGGGCGAAATCGAAAAGCGGGTCCGCATCATCCAGACCGCTCAGCGCGCCGTCGAGCTGCGCCACTTCGAGCCGGTCGCCACCGCCCTCTTCGAACGCCGCCGGCTGAACATCGGCCATTTCAATCGGGAAACCGGTGCCACCCTCAGCCGCGTCGTCTCGCCCCAGCGCCTCACCCATCACCGCGGCGCCTGGTACCTCGACGGCTGGTGCCACCTGCGCGACGCCCTCCGCCGCTTCGCAATCGATGCCTTGACCACCGTCGAAGCGCTCCCCGAGCCGGCCGTGGACATCGACCCGGCCAGACTCGACGCCCATCTGGACAGCGGCTACGGCATCTTCTCCGGCCCGGCCGGACAATACGCCCGGCTGCGCTTCACGCCCCAACGGGCCCAATGGGTCAGCCGAGAAACCTGGCATCCCCGGCAGCACGGCGAATGGGACGAGGCCGGACGCTATCTGCTGACGGTTCCTTATGCCGACGACCGCGAGCTGGTCATGGACATTCTCAAGCACGGCGCCGAAGTGGAAGTGCTCGAACCACCCCCCCTGCGCCAGAAGGTTCAAGAAGCCATCGCCGACATGGCATCGCTCTACCGGGATTGA
- a CDS encoding cupin domain-containing protein translates to MSTIKVENNPPETRLGELGVRRWPTWSCGVSSFPWTYDESETCYILEGEVTVTPNGGEPVRFGKGDLVTFPAGLSCTWDVHVPVRKHYTFG, encoded by the coding sequence ATGTCCACCATCAAAGTCGAAAACAATCCCCCGGAAACCCGCCTCGGCGAACTGGGTGTCAGGCGCTGGCCGACCTGGAGCTGCGGCGTCTCGTCCTTCCCCTGGACCTACGACGAAAGCGAAACCTGCTACATCCTCGAAGGCGAGGTCACCGTCACCCCCAACGGCGGCGAGCCGGTCCGCTTCGGCAAGGGCGACCTGGTCACGTTCCCCGCCGGCCTGTCCTGCACCTGGGATGTGCACGTGCCGGTGAGAAAGCACTACACCTTCGGCTGA